A region of Maniola jurtina chromosome 18, ilManJurt1.1, whole genome shotgun sequence DNA encodes the following proteins:
- the LOC123874271 gene encoding zinc finger protein basonuclin-2-like, with product MEGKEFGAVPGLPAGLDYFMMPRVSQPAPQFDFRKLGASFSGRDEDKCEERRTPDYPPERRDPPPAPWPLGLGVQFVNPATGKKRVQCNVCLKTFCDKGALKIHFSAVHLREMHKCTVEGCTMMFSSRRSRNRHSANPNPKLHSPHVRRKISAHDGRSSQPFPLLPALARLPLPPPALLPPELAARLPPSLAAPPGLPHLPPRVPLDDLRNFSEIEKMYRKIPSPQNHHPRHALDLAKPVAAHEEESIECSDNNDISDDEDKEEPVIKTESPEEKRSCYIDEPEDLSVNKNKHDIKALPVQSESSARIDPTVIDDKSSLMPNKRKRKSGNPTRCSQNNEYSVSDEEYNGDLFRNLSTPSSSRADEEPLSLKKQKPEKWEPFQNGEEPTVDSESVTRVKAESESDDESSAPSVVREGLRLRSDLYTPSDSGSDLHALEERLARARSRSASSDRTEDRADINDLEIPIDDENPDRCTACGKIFQNHFTLRMHYRNEHLKLLHPCDVNGCDAAFPSRRSRDRHSSNVDLHRRLLSTTSPNAQEQRPAFEVNAELLNKLYADIKGLASTLESLRYGDESTQIPSYVTETMKFYSRNLSALQAGMFPQLSDRGFFPSPFLMGNGAMQPGGLYGASAGAQSARESLSPLSASSPPVISPGRLDAAHARPRDDANLLFRETTESYKKMTSLCERQEQLYQHHVPVS from the coding sequence ATGGAGGGCAAGGAGTTCGGTGCGGTTCCCGGCTTGCCCGCCGGCCTGGACTACTTCATGATGCCCCGCGTCAGCCAACCCGCGCCTCAGTTCGACTTCAGAAAGTTAGGCGCCAGTTTCAGCGGGCGCGACGAAGACAAGTGCGAGGAGCGACGGACACCGGACTATCCGCCGGAGCGTCGCGACCCGCCACCCGCCCCGTGGCCGCTCGGCCTCGGGGTCCAATTCGTCAACCCCGCCACGGGGAAGAAGAGAGTGCAGTGCAATGTTTGTTTGAAAACTTTTTGCGATAAAGGCGCGCTAAAAATTCATTTCTCGGCGGTTCACTTGCGAGAGATGCACAAGTGTACGGTGGAGGGGTGTACGATGATGTTCAGTTCGCGGCGGTCGAGGAACCGGCACAGCGCTAACCCGAATCCAAAGCTACACTCTCCACACGTGAGACGCAAGATCTCTGCCCACGACGGCAGGTCGTCGCAGCCTTTCCCGCTGCTGCCGGCGCTGGCCCGCCTGCCGCTGCCGCCGCCCGCCCTTCTCCCGCCCGAGCTAGCCGCACGTCTTCCGCCTTCGCTTGCAGCGCCTCCCGGACTCCCTCACCTACCTCCGCGAGTACCCCTCGATGATCTCCGCAACTTCAGTGAAATTGAAAAAATGTACAGAAAGATTCCATCACCCCAGAATCATCACCCTCGCCACGCATTAGATCTCGCTAAACCTGTTGCCGCGCACGAAGAAGAATCTATCGAGTGTAGTGATAACAATGACATTTCTGACGATGAGGACAAAGAAGAACCAGTGATTAAAACCGAGTCTCCCGAGGAGAAACGGTCGTGCTACATCGATGAACCCGAAGATTTAAgtgtaaacaaaaacaaacatgACATTAAAGCCCTTCCTGTGCAATCTGAATCTAGTGCTCGAATAGATCCCACCGTCATAGATGATAAGTCGTCATTGATGCCTAATAAACGTAAGAGAAAAAGCGGGAATCCTACGAGATGTTCGCAAAACAATGAATATAGTGTATCAGACGAAGAGTATAACGGTGATTTATTCAGAAACTTGTCAACGCCTAGTTCTAGTCGAGCTGACGAGGAGCCTCTGTCGCTCAAGAAGCAGAAACCAGAGAAATGGGAGCCATTTCAGAACGGCGAGGAGCCGACTGTGGACTCGGAATCGGTGACGAGAGTGAAGGCTGAAAGTGAATCCGATGATGAGTCTAGTGCGCCGAGCGTCGTGCGAGAAGGCTTGAGACTGCGGTCAGATCTCTACACACCCAGTGATAGTGGCAGTGACTTGCATGCGTTGGAGGAGCGCCTGGCGCGCGCCCGGTCGCGCTCGGCGAGCAGCGACCGGACGGAGGATCGAGCGGATATTAATGATCTCGAAATACCGATAGACGATGAAAATCCCGATCGATGTACGGCGTGTGGCAAAATATTTCAAAACCACTTCACACTGCGAATGCATTATCGAAACGAGCACTTAAAATTGCTGCATCCGTGCGATGTGAACGGCTGCGACGCCGCTTTTCCCTCGCGGCGGAGTCGAGACAGACACAGCTCAAACGTAGACCTGCACCGGCGTTTATTATCAACAACGTCACCCAATGCTCAAGAACAGAGGCCCGCTTTTGAAGTGAACGCTGAACTTCTCAATAAATTATACGCGGACATAAAAGGTCTCGCGTCGACACTAGAAAGTTTGCGATACGGCGATGAGTCTACCCAGATTCCTAGCTACGTGACTGAGACTATGAAGTTTTATAGTAGGAATTTAAGTGCTCTACAAGCCGGAATGTTTCCACAGCTGAGTGATCGGGGGTTTTTTCCGAGTCCCTTCTTGATGGGTAACGGAGCGATGCAGCCTGGAGGCCTGTACGGAGCCTCTGCGGGGGCGCAGTCGGCGCGAGAGTCATTATCGCCTCTGTCAGCGTCGTCTCCTCCGGTCATTTCGCCGGGCAGGCTCGACGCGGCGCACGCTCGGCCCAGAGACGACGCCAACCTGCTTTTTCGCGAGACCACAGAATCCTACAAGAAGATGACTTCCCTGTGCGAACGCCAGGAGCAGCTGTACCAGCACCACGTGCCGGTGTCATGA